The following coding sequences are from one Polyodon spathula isolate WHYD16114869_AA chromosome 7, ASM1765450v1, whole genome shotgun sequence window:
- the LOC121318817 gene encoding sushi repeat-containing protein SRPX2-like isoform X2: MFRDALSLVLLFPITAELLGLSYEGSGRSYNEVQSDVSYSTPQLDYRKIRCHVLPAVTYGSYSCSMSVAVDSRCDYSCAPGYQLEGDRSRICLEEARWSGTEPSCVDNDPPKIKCPQSRVKVAEPDRLAARVYWDPPIIQDSADATLTDVTLKGPGPGSIFPEGEHVIRYLVYDQARNKAACKFIVRVEVRRCPALKPPLHGYITCSSGGNNYGAVCEYSCDGGYERRGVLSRVCQFNRNWAGATPVCVMIQVNTDVRSAAALLDQFYEKRRILIVSTPDISNQYYKLQNIMLQRAGCGLDLRQVTVIELLGLPPREVGRIKENRLSSEVIDELRQAMRISQAYFTVVLVDKQGMDRERYIDPVTSDELFSYIDTYMLSTEERERMEKNRDHCD, from the exons GTTCTGGGAGGAGCTACAATGAAGTTCAGTCTGATGTGTCCTACAGCACTCCCCAGCTAGATTACAGAA AGATCAGGTGCCACGTGCTGCCGGCCGTGACCTACGGCTCCTACTCCTGCAGCATGAGCGTGGCGGTGGACTCGCGCTGTGATTACTCGTGCGCCCCGGGGTACCAGCTCGAGGGAGACCGCAGCAGGATCTGCCTAGAGGAGGCGCGCTGGAGCGGCACGGAGCCCAGCTGTGTAG ATAACGACCCTCCGAAGATCAAGTGCCCTCAGTCCCGGGTGAAGGTGGCAGAGCCAGACAGGCTGGCAGCCAGAGTGTACTGGGACCCTCCCATCATCCAGGACAGCGCAGATGCCACGCTGACAGA CGTGACTCTGAAGGGGCCGGGGCCAGGCTCCATCTTCCCAGAGGGGGAGCATGTTATCCGCTACCTGGTGTACGATCAGGCGAGGAACAAAGCAGCCTGCAAGTTCATTGTGCGAGTGGAAG TGCGAAGGTGCCCTGCTCTGAAGCCTCCACTTCACGGATACATCACTTGCTCCTCGGGGGGCAATAACTACGGTGCCGTCTGTGAGTACTCGTGCGATGGGGGCTACGAGCGAAGGGGGGTCCTGTCCAGGGTGTGCCAGTTCAACCGGAACTGGGCTGgagccactccagtgtgtgtca TGATTCAAGTCAACACTGATGTGAGGAGTGCCGCAGCGCTTCTGGATCAGTTTTACGAGAAGAGAAGGATACTCATCGTCTCCACGCCCGATATTTCTAATCAGTACTATAAACTCCAGAACATCATGCTACAG AGAGCGGGCTGCGGGCTGGACCTGCGGCAGGTCACGGTGATCGAGCTGCTGGGCCTCCCGCCCAGAGAGGTGGGCCGGATCAAGGAGAATCGCCTCTCCTCCGAGGTCATCGACGAGCTCAG GCAGGCGATGAGGATCTCTCAAGCCTACTTCACCGTGGTCCTGGTGGACAAGCAGGGCATGGACCGCGAACGCTACATCGACCCCGTCACCTCGGACGAGCTCTTCTCCTACATCGACACCTACATGCTgagcacagaggagagggagCGCATGGAGAAGAACCGGGACCACTGTGACTGA
- the LOC121318817 gene encoding sushi repeat-containing protein SRPX2-like isoform X1, translating into MFRDALSLVLLFPITAELLGLSYEGSGRSYNEVQSDVSYSTPQLDYRTPRWCYPLSLLNGEANCFSPQGGNYRSTIGTRCELSCDRGYRLIGQRFVQCLPNRRWSGTGYCRQIRCHVLPAVTYGSYSCSMSVAVDSRCDYSCAPGYQLEGDRSRICLEEARWSGTEPSCVDNDPPKIKCPQSRVKVAEPDRLAARVYWDPPIIQDSADATLTDVTLKGPGPGSIFPEGEHVIRYLVYDQARNKAACKFIVRVEVRRCPALKPPLHGYITCSSGGNNYGAVCEYSCDGGYERRGVLSRVCQFNRNWAGATPVCVMIQVNTDVRSAAALLDQFYEKRRILIVSTPDISNQYYKLQNIMLQRAGCGLDLRQVTVIELLGLPPREVGRIKENRLSSEVIDELRQAMRISQAYFTVVLVDKQGMDRERYIDPVTSDELFSYIDTYMLSTEERERMEKNRDHCD; encoded by the exons GTTCTGGGAGGAGCTACAATGAAGTTCAGTCTGATGTGTCCTACAGCACTCCCCAGCTAGATTACAGAA CTCCCCGCTGGTGCTACCCTCTGTCGCTCTTGAATGGGGAGGCTAACTGCTTCTCTCCTCAAGGCGGTAATTACAGGAGCACCATAGGGACGCGCTGTGAACTGTCATGTGACCGCGGGTACCGCCTCATTGGTCAACGGTTCGTCCAGTGCCTGCCCAACCGCCGCTGGTCTGGAACCGGCTACTGTCGAC AGATCAGGTGCCACGTGCTGCCGGCCGTGACCTACGGCTCCTACTCCTGCAGCATGAGCGTGGCGGTGGACTCGCGCTGTGATTACTCGTGCGCCCCGGGGTACCAGCTCGAGGGAGACCGCAGCAGGATCTGCCTAGAGGAGGCGCGCTGGAGCGGCACGGAGCCCAGCTGTGTAG ATAACGACCCTCCGAAGATCAAGTGCCCTCAGTCCCGGGTGAAGGTGGCAGAGCCAGACAGGCTGGCAGCCAGAGTGTACTGGGACCCTCCCATCATCCAGGACAGCGCAGATGCCACGCTGACAGA CGTGACTCTGAAGGGGCCGGGGCCAGGCTCCATCTTCCCAGAGGGGGAGCATGTTATCCGCTACCTGGTGTACGATCAGGCGAGGAACAAAGCAGCCTGCAAGTTCATTGTGCGAGTGGAAG TGCGAAGGTGCCCTGCTCTGAAGCCTCCACTTCACGGATACATCACTTGCTCCTCGGGGGGCAATAACTACGGTGCCGTCTGTGAGTACTCGTGCGATGGGGGCTACGAGCGAAGGGGGGTCCTGTCCAGGGTGTGCCAGTTCAACCGGAACTGGGCTGgagccactccagtgtgtgtca TGATTCAAGTCAACACTGATGTGAGGAGTGCCGCAGCGCTTCTGGATCAGTTTTACGAGAAGAGAAGGATACTCATCGTCTCCACGCCCGATATTTCTAATCAGTACTATAAACTCCAGAACATCATGCTACAG AGAGCGGGCTGCGGGCTGGACCTGCGGCAGGTCACGGTGATCGAGCTGCTGGGCCTCCCGCCCAGAGAGGTGGGCCGGATCAAGGAGAATCGCCTCTCCTCCGAGGTCATCGACGAGCTCAG GCAGGCGATGAGGATCTCTCAAGCCTACTTCACCGTGGTCCTGGTGGACAAGCAGGGCATGGACCGCGAACGCTACATCGACCCCGTCACCTCGGACGAGCTCTTCTCCTACATCGACACCTACATGCTgagcacagaggagagggagCGCATGGAGAAGAACCGGGACCACTGTGACTGA